The following proteins come from a genomic window of Methylorubrum populi:
- a CDS encoding phasin family protein → MSSSRRRGRSSGAPVNSQPPTLTAPQSEVADALLAETQGDQDQTGPGQQPEVPETTAADVPTVEAAAPAADAAPESSGPTAEPTEAQAAEGGLTIEHPVQDAAEVAAVPTVPEPIVSEAAEAAETAVEAANETLARTLAETEAALGAPPKPHSVHIGASFAFVPTFAPLTEINAKLFAFARGEGEAAIAHIQALARAKSPAEAIRLQVTEMQRAADASLTCFSEIVRSANRFSDGARRH, encoded by the coding sequence ATGTCGTCGAGCCGCCGCAGAGGACGCTCATCCGGAGCGCCCGTCAATTCCCAGCCGCCGACGCTGACCGCGCCTCAATCCGAGGTTGCCGACGCGCTGCTCGCCGAGACCCAGGGCGACCAGGACCAGACCGGTCCGGGTCAGCAACCGGAAGTGCCTGAGACGACCGCGGCGGACGTCCCGACCGTGGAGGCCGCCGCGCCGGCCGCGGACGCCGCTCCCGAATCCTCGGGCCCCACCGCTGAACCCACCGAGGCGCAGGCGGCCGAAGGCGGCCTGACGATCGAGCATCCCGTTCAAGATGCGGCAGAGGTCGCCGCCGTGCCCACCGTGCCGGAGCCAATCGTGTCGGAGGCCGCCGAAGCCGCGGAGACGGCGGTGGAAGCAGCGAACGAGACTCTCGCGCGGACGCTGGCCGAAACCGAGGCCGCCCTGGGCGCCCCGCCGAAGCCGCACAGCGTCCATATCGGCGCAAGCTTCGCCTTCGTGCCGACCTTCGCGCCCCTTACCGAGATCAACGCGAAGCTGTTCGCCTTCGCCCGCGGCGAGGGCGAAGCGGCGATCGCGCACATCCAGGCGCTCGCCCGCGCCAAGTCCCCGGCGGAGGCGATTCGTCTCCAAGTCACGGAGATGCAGCGCGCCGCCGACGCCTCGCTGACCTGCTTCAGCGAGATCGTGCGCAGCGCCAACCGCTTCAGCGACGGTGCCCGCCGGCACTGA
- a CDS encoding phasin, with amino-acid sequence MSTQSFEIPAEFRDFADKSVDQARNAFGTFLNGAVKTSEQIRNSASTVQSTLHAAVLKSLDHAKVNADTTFDYAQRVVRAKDPREAFEIQSEFLKTQFAALQAQAKEYGALAQSAAR; translated from the coding sequence ATGAGCACCCAGAGCTTCGAGATCCCCGCCGAGTTCCGTGACTTTGCCGACAAGAGCGTCGATCAGGCTCGCAACGCCTTCGGCACGTTCCTGAACGGTGCGGTGAAGACCTCCGAGCAGATCCGGAACTCGGCCTCGACCGTTCAGTCGACGCTGCACGCGGCGGTGCTCAAGAGCCTCGACCACGCCAAGGTCAATGCCGACACCACCTTCGACTACGCGCAGCGCGTCGTGCGCGCGAAGGACCCGCGCGAGGCCTTCGAGATCCAGTCCGAGTTCCTGAAGACCCAGTTCGCCGCGCTCCAGGCCCAGGCCAAGGAGTACGGTGCCCTCGCTCAGAGCGCCGCCCGCTAA
- a CDS encoding DegQ family serine endoprotease has protein sequence MPSSPLLPACLVSALLLAAAPAGAQMANTPAKPAPEKAASEKPSEKAVPLSKGEIQLSFAPVVKRAAPSVVNVYASHVEKRSARSNAMEEFMRRFFGEERPGRGPGGMPGERAQRSLGSGVIVDASGLVITNNHVIENMNEVKVALADKREFEAQFVLRDPRTDLAVLKIKSPADIAPMPIGDSDHLEVGDFVMAIGNPFGVGQTVTQGIVSALARTQVGSSDYQFFIQTDAAINPGNSGGALVDLKGHLVGINTAIYSQSGGSHGIGFAIPASMVRAVVETAKSGGSLVRRPWLGARVQTVTPDIAESVGLDRPTGVLVASMQAKSPAEEAGLKRGDVILSVDGQTVDDPEAFGYRYALKGISGTTDLGILRGTKRQTIPVKLGPAPETRPRDSLKIRTRTPFSGATFVNTSPAVSEELQTDLPEEGVAVTAVDDGSLAGRAGFRKGDVIVAVNGMPITSTKDLDRLTQRNLGLWEVAIRRGGEVLTSVFGG, from the coding sequence ATGCCCTCCTCGCCGCTTCTGCCGGCCTGTCTCGTATCCGCACTGCTCCTCGCCGCCGCGCCCGCCGGGGCGCAGATGGCGAACACGCCCGCGAAGCCCGCGCCGGAGAAGGCGGCGTCCGAGAAGCCGTCGGAGAAGGCCGTGCCCCTGTCGAAGGGCGAGATCCAGCTTTCCTTCGCCCCGGTGGTGAAGCGGGCGGCGCCCTCCGTCGTCAACGTCTACGCCTCGCATGTCGAGAAGCGCTCCGCGCGCTCCAACGCCATGGAGGAGTTCATGCGCCGCTTCTTCGGCGAGGAGCGGCCGGGCCGCGGCCCCGGCGGGATGCCCGGCGAGCGGGCGCAGCGCTCTCTCGGCTCCGGCGTGATCGTCGATGCCTCGGGCCTCGTCATCACCAACAACCACGTCATCGAGAACATGAACGAGGTGAAGGTGGCGCTCGCCGACAAGCGCGAGTTCGAGGCGCAGTTCGTGCTGCGCGATCCCCGTACCGACCTCGCCGTGCTCAAGATCAAGAGCCCGGCCGACATCGCGCCGATGCCGATCGGCGATTCCGACCACCTCGAGGTCGGCGACTTCGTGATGGCAATCGGCAATCCCTTCGGCGTCGGGCAGACCGTGACGCAGGGCATCGTCTCGGCGCTGGCCCGCACCCAGGTCGGCTCGTCGGACTACCAGTTCTTCATCCAGACCGACGCAGCGATCAATCCGGGCAATTCCGGCGGCGCGCTGGTCGACCTCAAGGGACACCTCGTCGGCATCAACACCGCGATCTACTCGCAATCCGGCGGCAGCCACGGCATCGGCTTCGCCATCCCCGCCAGCATGGTCCGCGCGGTGGTGGAGACCGCCAAGAGCGGCGGCAGCCTCGTGCGCCGGCCCTGGCTCGGCGCGCGCGTGCAGACCGTGACGCCCGACATCGCCGAGAGCGTCGGGCTCGACCGGCCGACCGGCGTGCTGGTGGCGAGCATGCAGGCCAAGAGCCCGGCCGAGGAGGCCGGCCTCAAGCGCGGCGACGTGATCCTCTCGGTCGACGGCCAGACCGTCGACGATCCGGAGGCCTTCGGCTACCGCTACGCGCTCAAGGGCATCTCCGGCACGACCGATCTCGGCATCCTGCGCGGCACCAAGCGGCAGACCATCCCGGTCAAGCTCGGCCCGGCACCGGAGACGCGCCCCCGCGACAGCCTCAAGATCCGTACCCGCACACCGTTCTCGGGCGCGACCTTCGTCAACACCTCGCCCGCGGTGAGCGAGGAGCTGCAGACGGATCTGCCGGAGGAGGGCGTGGCGGTGACCGCCGTCGATGACGGCTCGCTCGCGGGCCGGGCGGGCTTCCGCAAGGGTGACGTGATCGTGGCCGTCAACGGCATGCCGATCACCTCGACCAAGGACCTGGATCGGCTGACGCAGCGCAATCTCGGCCTGTGGGAGGTCGCGATCAGGCGCGGGGGCGAGGTGCTCACCTCGGTGTTCGGCGGATAG